The genomic region TGGTTTAGTAagaggattaatgataatatccctAGGCCAAGTTTGGGGGCTGCTCGATCGATGGAGAAGAGtttacgagtgattccatcagagttgAAGGTTATAAAGCAAGAGTTTAAAAGGAAGAATTTGGAGCTCGGGAGAAAAATAGAGAAGATTGAGGAGGAGAAGATGTATCTGAGCTTAGAGGTAGACGTTCATAGAATTGAGTCGAAAAAGAGAGGAAATAAAAtaggaagattgaggaagaccgAGATGACTTGAAGACGCAATATAAGAGGATACAGTTGTCAATGAAAAGAGCTAGATTGGGGAAGTCTTCAGAACAGTGGCAATAAGAGGTTCAAGAAAAAAGAGtcaaagccgagtattgggagaagaagttcctaGAGATACAAGCGCATAATCAGGCCTTAGAAAAGAagaatcaaggattaaaaactaatGTGACTGAgcttggacgatctcttcatcatcactGAAGTCGTAACTCTGTGGTCGAGTTAAAGGCAAGCCTGgataagatcgaggaaatgaagcaTAATATTGGAGGGTTGAAAGCATCATTGTAGAACTATGAGCTACGAATAGAGcagctcgaggcaagagaagaacaTTGGAAGGGAGAGCTTCACCTTTTTCAGGATCAAGTCAGAGATAGGGACTACCTCATGGGAGAAGCTATAGTACAGACTCGAGATGTTGCGGATCATTTGCAAGACTTGGCAGCGTAAGGTAATGTACTGAGTACAAAGTATGAGTTAGTGTCAGATAGAGGTctagagttagctttgttattggATAGGGTTAAAACACTGGGCCTGAGGGCGAAGGCGTATTTGTAATCTGTTTTGTGtaaagatttttgtttcttaaataatgttttctaaaGAAACTGAATCAGAATCGATATCTTTTTACATTCATGCATTCACATCTTAtcgcatcatatgcattcaaatttatagaaagaccctaattagttaaaattattagggagaaagagagaggaagaaaaagaaaatctagAAGCAACACATCCTTATGGTATACGCACTAAGAcaaagaatatggatcaaagacttgagcagatctagaaagaaatgcaagagcaattacaGGAACAATTGGTGAAAATCCAACAGGAGATGAAGGATCAAATGTTGGAGGCTCAAAGAAATATGATGGCTGAGATGGCTCAGCTGCTGAGGGGGGCAACGGATAAAGGAAAGGCCCCTATGACTACCACTGAAGAGGATAATGAGGATCATCCTTTGGTTTTACTCTACCTCATGTGCAGACCCAACCTGAGGCATATCCCCGAAGGCCGTCCGTCACTATAAGGCCTCAACAGGAGCAAGTCAATACTGGAATGCCCATGAACTTTCAAACTGGTTCAGGATTCAACCCTGGAGATAACCCTGCCAATCCAGTCATCCCTGATTTAGATGTAGCTGAGAGGAAAGAGATGAGACTCGAATCATCAATGCAATTAGAGGAACGTTGCAGATGGTTATAGGAGAAATTTAAGGCATTAGAAAACGCTGATAATCGTCAGGGAATTGATGCCCAAGACTTGAGTTTGGTCCCAAATTTAGTGCTTCCTTATAAGTTCAAGATGCCGGagtttgagaagtacaatgggactattTGCCCTGAAGCCCATATCACCATGTTCTGTAGGCGGATGACTGGttatgtaaacaatgatcaattattgatctATTATTTTCAAAATAGTTTGGTTGGGGCAAcagctaggtggtacaatcaattgagtcGTGCAAGGATTGGTTCCTGGAGAGACTTAACACAAGCCTTTATGCGGTAGTataaccatgtgactgatatgactcctgatagaatcactttgcagaacatggaaaagaagcctaatgagagctttaggcaatatgcacagagatggagggaggtttccatgcaagttcaaccaccgcTTTTGGAGAATGAGACTATCCTGCTGTTCATTAACACCTTAAAGGCCCCATTCATTACTCATATGATTGGAAGTGCTACCAAAAGCTTCACTGATGTAGTTATGGCGGGAGAAATAATTGAAAACACCATAAGGGGTGGCAAGATAGAGGGGGAAACTGTTAAAAGATCAGCCCCAAGAAGGAAAGATAATGAGGTGAACAATATGAATAGTTATAATTCGAAGGCAATTACGGTTAGTCAACCCAGAGCAACTACAGTTGGGCAACAGGATTCCCAAAAGCATGGATCTGGTTTGAGACAAAATTCTAAAATGTCTTATTTACGCCTATCCCGGTGACGTATCGGGAGCTTTATCAAAGTTTATTCAATGCGCATGCAATAGCTCCTTTTCATTTGAAACCATTACAACCCCCgtatcctaaatggtatgataCAAACGCcaaatgcgaataccatgcgggGATATCGGGACATTCAATCAAAAATTACACTGGTTTTAAAAAGATAGTGGAAAGACTAATCAAGATGGAGGTCATAAAATTTGACGACACCCATAGTACAGATAACCCGTTGCCAAACCATGGTGATTAAAGGGTAAATGCAATTGGAAACACTAATATGAGAACGATCAAAGAGGACGTGGCGGAAGTAAGAATGCTGATGAAAGTAATCTGGAAAGAAATGGTGAAAAGAGAAATGATAATCTCTGAAGAAGAAAATCAAGGTGCAAGGGGCTACTACGAGTTCCGTGAAGAAAAGGAACATGAGATCCAGGAATGTGACGAGTTTAAGACTTTGATACAAAGCcttatggataataaggagctggaattttATGAAGCTGGCTCAGATGAGGGTCATGTAGGCACATTGGAAGATGAACCCAACAATCAAAGAATCAACCGGCCAAGGATAATTATTTCTCTACCAATGAATAATGAAGTCGAAACACAAACAGCACCGAAGGTCATTATTCGCAAACTCGTTTTctttccttataaggataatAAGAGGGTACTCTGGTATTATGACTGCAATGTGACAATGCCAGAGAAAGAGGCTATAACTAGTGCTTCTAAGGAGGCTCAAGATAAGGGTTCTTACACACGtagtgggaagcgttatgatgTAGAAGGTGTCAGAGTTGAGCCTGCGAAAGCAAAAGCCTTTGACAAAGAAAAGGGGGTTGAAGTACTTGTTAATGAGCCACTGAAGGAAGAAGAAGCCAGAgagtttttaaaattcttaaaacacAGTGAGTACAGCGTGGTTGAACAATTGCACAAGCAACCAACTCACAAATCAGTGTTGGCTTTGCTTCTGAGCTCAGAGGTACATCGAGAAACATTAATGAAGGTGCTTAATGAGACTTACGTTACTAATGATATATCCGTCAATAAGTTAGATCGATTGGTTAGTAACATAAGTGCTaacaattttatctatttcaatgatgatgaaatcccactTGGTGGCATAGGATCAGCTAAAGCTTTACATATCACCACTCGCTATAAGGGGTATACATTGCTGAGTGTGCTTATTGATAATGGATCAGCCTTAAATGTCTTACCATTGTCCACATTGAATAGATTACCCATAGACAGTTCTCACATAAAAACATGCCATAATGTAGTGAGAGCATTCGATGGCACGGAGAGAAAGGTCATGGGAAGAATTGATATTCCTTTGATGATTGGGCCAAATACGTATGAGGTGGACTTTTtagtgatggacatcaagccctctTACAATTGCCTGTTGGAGAGGCTTTGGATACATTCGGTAGGAGCAGTGCCCTCATCCTTGCACCAGAAGTTGAAGTTAGTAACGGACGGACGGCTGGTCACCATAAATGCGGAGGAAGACATCATAGCAGCAGTTACCAGCGACGCACCATATGTAGAGGCAAATGATAAGGCTATTGAGTGCTCTTTTTGTTCCTTAGAATTTTTCAATGCAACATTCATTTCAGAGGGGAAGGAGGTGTCAGTACCCAGGATATTTAGAACCACAAGAATGGGTTTACAGATGACAATGGGGAAAGGAGCTTTTCCAGGAAAAGGATTGGAAAGATATCTTTAAGGAATGATTTAGATTCCAGAATTAAAGGAGAAGAGAGACCTTTTTGGCTTGGGTTTCAGGCCAGATCACAAGCAAAGGAGGAAGGAAATAGAGAAGCGTCAGGAAAGAAGAAGGACGCATTTAAATGAAAGAGAAGTAGAGTGGGAATTGATGACATTCCCTCATATATCCCAAACTTTTATATCAGGAGGGATAATTTACCCTAAGAAAGGGTTGCTCGAAAAAGGAAGTTATCAAATCAATACTGTACATAATGAAGAGTCTGAACGAAGAAACTTTGAGGGCATTCGCCGTTAAGAACCGAGAagctctttaaacaattggattgCAGAAGAATttcctgtagtttttaaagaCTTTTCAGAGTAATTTttagaacactcttgttgctctaaagcctaggagtaataaggtTTCGTTTGTAAAATAGGTTCATGTTTGGATATTTGTATTTCAATAAAACATCACTTTTGTTATCAATCCAAGTGGATATCCTTTTATACCGATCAAtattcttttgacctttttaaattctttcaaatttttcatttCATACATAACACATAAATGAACATtcttaaaattcattcattctttgtacattCTTTCGTACCCCGCAggcccctagatatcaatgatatgagcactgaTACTACAAATCCTGAATTCTCTTTTAAGCAAGATATGTGTGTAGaagaacctcaggattttgaagatgacaggaattgtgatgtgtctccaaatctgttgagaatggtgaaacaagaggagaaacaaatcctaccccgtgagaaagaggcaatagagaatgtagtcTTGGAAGAATGAAAATAGGTGAAAATAGGGACACATATTGCAAAGGAAACGAGACAAGGTCTTGTTGAGCTACTACGTGAATTCAAAGATATATTTGCATGGTCATACGAGGATATACCGGGACTGaatactgatatcgtggtacatcGTCTCCCCATAAGACAAGATTGCAAGCCGGTCCAACAAAAATTACGAAGGATGAGGCCTGATATtgtgctgaaaataaaagatgaagtcaAAAAGTAGTTTAATACTGGATTCCTACAAGAGGTTAAGTATTCAGAATATGTGGCTAACATTGTGCCtgtccctaagaaggatgggaaggtacgaatgtgtgttgattacagagatctgaacaAAGCTGGCCCAAAGGAAAACTTTCTTTTACCGCACATCGACACTTTGGTGGACAATACAGCGggatattcattgttttcttttatggatggcttctcagggtacaatcagataaagatgcatcccaaggacatggataaaactacCTTTATAACATTatggggcaccttttgttacaaggtaatgcccttcgagttaaagaatgcaggggcaacataccaaagggctatggtaaacttatttcacgatatgatgcacaaggagattgaagtgtatgttgatgacatgattgctaaatctcgaacAGAGACAGAGCATATTGAAGTCTTGAAGAAGTTGTTCATGAGATTAAGGAAGTTTCAGTTGAAGCTTAATCCAGCAAAGTGCATTTTCGGAGCTAGGTCGGGGAAATTATTGGGCTTTGTGGTCagcgaaaagggaatagaagttgactcagacaaggttagagccatacgagaattgcctccaccacgtactcaaaaggaagtttggggttttcttggaagattgaattatattgctcggtttatttcacaattaactgataaatgtgatcctatatttcgcctcattagaaaacacaaccaaggtataTGGAATAAAGAATGCCAAAATGCTTTtgataaggttaagcaatacttgttaaacaCTCCAGTATCATCTCCGCCCAGTCCAgatagaccattaattctgtacttatcagtgtttagtaattctatagggtgtgtgcttggtcaacatgacgaGTCAAGAAGAAAGGAGAAGGCGATATATTACTTTagcaagaaattcacagagtgtgagatgagatattcgcaaattgagaagttgtgttgtgctttgagctggacgactcgaaggttgaggcaatatatgctatatcatacaacttggctaatttcaaaacttgatccattaaagtacatgatggagtcaacagccctaaatggaagaatggcaagGTGGAAAGTACTGCTTTCagaatttgatatagtctatgtgagtcaaaaggctataaaatggagcgcgatagcagaatttctggctagcagagctctagaagattatgagccgtTAAGCTTTGATTTTcctaatgaggagttgatgtatgtGGCAACTATTGAAGAACGTCCATGGAAGCTGAACTTTGACGGCGCATCCAATGCggtaggaaatggaattggggcagtcttggtatccccaaatggtgatcattatccatttacatgtaaattggattttcaCTGTACgaacaatatggctgagtatgaagcatgcatcatggggatTCAAGCGGCCAAAGAGCGAAAAATTAGAACTTTGGAAGTGTATGGAGACTCTGCGTTGGTAATATACCAACTTaggggtgaatgggagacaagggaccccaaATTGATTATTTATCGAAGGGTAGTTTTGGAGTTACTTGAAGAGTTTGATAACGTCACTTTCAGTTATCTCCCACGGAACGAAAATCAAATGGCGGACGCTTTGGCAACATTAGCTTCCATGattaaagcaaataaataagAGGATGTGAGACCAATTCAGATGAGCATTTCTGAGGTTCTAGCTCATTGCTGTAATATCGAAGAAGATGAAAAGGATGACcatccttggtatcaagatatattacggTATGTGAGAAATCGTGAATATCTTGAGTAGGCaactgagaatgacaaaagaactttgagaaggttagcCTGCAAATATGTACTAGATGGAGACATCCtttataaaagaaggaaagatcagGTACTCTTaagatgtgtcgatgctgtggaagctagACAAATCCTGGAAGAAGTACATGAAGgtgtttgtgggacacatgctaatggctttacgatgggcaaggcaaatcatgaggtttggatattttTGGTCTACTATGGAAAGAGATTGTATCAGCTATACTAAGAAATGTCATAAATGCTAGATATATAGGGACAGGATTCATGTACCACATTCACCCTtatatgttatgacttctccatggcccttttccatgtgaggcatggatgtcattgggcaatatcaccaaaagcttcgaatgggcatcgtttcattttcgtggtcattgactacttcacaaaatgggtagaggcaacTTCATATGCTAGTGTTACCAAGTCG from Gossypium arboreum isolate Shixiya-1 chromosome 1, ASM2569848v2, whole genome shotgun sequence harbors:
- the LOC128279418 gene encoding uncharacterized protein LOC128279418, producing the protein MRTIKEDVAEVRMLMKVIWKEMVKREMIISEEENQGARGYYEFREEKEHEIQECDEFKTLIQSLMDNKELEFYEAGSDEGHVGTLEDEPNNQRINRPRIIISLPMNNEVETQTAPKVIIRKLVFFPYKDNKRVLWYYDCNVTMPEKEAITSASKEAQDKGSYTRSGKRYDVEGVRVEPAKAKAFDKEKGVEVLVNEPLKEEEAREFLKFLKHSEYSVVEQLHKQPTHKSVLALLLSSEVHRETLMKVLNETYVTNDISVNKLDRLVSNISANNFIYFNDDEIPLGGIGSAKALHITTRYKGYTLLSVLIDNGSALNVLPLSTLNRLPIDSSHIKTCHNVVRAFDGTERKVMGRIDIPLMIGPNTYEVDFLVMDIKPSYNCLLERLWIHSVGAVPSSLHQKLKLVTDGRLVTINAEEDIIAAVTSDAPYVEANDKAIECSFCSLEFFNATFISEGKEVSVPRIFRTTRMGLQMTMGKGAFPGKGLERYL